The following are encoded in a window of Ranitomeya variabilis isolate aRanVar5 chromosome 6, aRanVar5.hap1, whole genome shotgun sequence genomic DNA:
- the LOC143783127 gene encoding uncharacterized protein LOC143783127 isoform X3, protein MEEWEYLEGHKDLYEDVMMEDDQPRTSPDGSSRRNPPERCPRSLYSPDPPEENHTLPENRQDENLNDIKVVVIDDDDDDDDEEEEIEDERPCGFPAERCPRPLYSQDRPEENRHVPENRQGEDLTIIKVEVDTEDEWMRDEPPGHVEAIIIKNPSKKSYKYEDEAITQHSSGRYSYSQHGKLFPHKSTLGIRETRHTGEKPYPCLQCGKYFTTKSILVNHQKIHTGEKPYSCSDCGKSFRNKSHLVRHERIHTGERPYSCSVCGKCFTEKANLVTHERIHTGEKPFSCPECGKRFTDRSSLVTHQKIHKGVKPFPCTVCGKCFIYKSNLVRHERTHTGEKPYSCSLCGKCFTGKTNLVIHDRIHRGEKPYSCPVCGRCFTDKSSLFIHERIHTGEKPYSCSHCGKRFPKKSHLVKHQRIHTGEKPYSCSECGKCFTGRPNLVIHERIHRGEKPYSCSVCKKCFTDKSSLVKHERSHTGEKQL, encoded by the exons atggaggagtgggagtatctagaaggacacaaggatctgtacgaggacgtcatgatggaggacgACCAGCCCCGCACATCACCAG ATGGATCTAGTAGGAGGAACCCACCTGAGAGATGTCCCCGTTCTCTGTATTCCCCGGACCCTCCAGAGGAAAATCACACCCTCCCGGAGAATCGTCAG GATGAAAATCTGAATGATATTAAGGTCGTGGTTATAGATGATGATGACGACGACGATGATGAAGAAGAGGAGATAGAGGATGAGCGGCCGT GTGGATTTCCTgccgagagatgtccccgtcctctgtattCTCAGGACCGTCCGGAGGAAAATCGCCACGTCCCGGAGAATCGGCAG ggtgaagatctgactATTATTAAAGTGGAGGTTGACACAGAGGATGAGTGGATGAGGGACGAGCCACCTGGTCACGTTGAGGCAATCATAATAA AAAATCCCAGTAAGAAATCTTATAAATATGAAGATGAAGCTATTACGCAGCACTCCTCTGGAAGATATTCCTATTCACAGCATGGGAAATTGTTTCCCCATAAATCAACCCTTGGTATACGTGAAACAaggcatacaggagagaagccgtatccATGTTtacaatgtgggaaatattttacaacaAAATCTATTCTTGTTaatcatcagaaaattcacacaggagagaagccgtattcttgTTCAGATTGCGGGAAAAGTTTTAGAAATAAATCACaccttgttagacatgagagaatccacacaggagagagGCCGTATTCATGCTCcgtatgtgggaaatgctttacagaaaaagcaaatcttgttacacatgagagaattcacactggagagaagccgttttcatgtccagaatgtgggaaacgcTTTACGGATAGATCAAGTCTTGTAACTCATCAGAAAATTCACAAAGGAGTGAAGCCATTTCCATGTAcagtatgtggaaaatgttttatatataaatcaaatcttgttagacatgagagaactcacacaggagagaagccatattcatgttcactctgtgggaaatgctttacaggTAAAACAAATCTTGTTATACATGACAGAATTCAcagaggagagaagccgtattcatgtccaGTATGTGGGAGGTGCTTTACAGATAAATCAAGTCTTTTTATACACGaacgaattcacacaggagagaagccgtattcatgttcacatTGTGGGAAACGCTTTCCaaaaaaatcacatcttgttaaacaccagagaattcatacaggagagaagccgtattcgtgttcagaatgtggaaaatgcttcaCAGGTAGACCGAATCTTGTTATACACGAGAGAATACacagaggggagaagccatattcatgttctgtatgtaaaaaatgttttacagataaatcaagtcttgttaaacacgagagaagtcacacaggagagaagcagcTTTGA
- the LOC143783127 gene encoding uncharacterized protein LOC143783127 isoform X2, with the protein MDKEQNEITKRLLNFTLEMIYLLTGEDYTIVKKTSDCVTPGSRLNESGGRSLITDPPPHAPIHERSNKKILELTNKIIELLTGEVPVRCQDVTVYFSMEEWEYLEGHKDLYEDVMMEDDQPRTSPDGSSRRNPPERCPRSLYSPDPPEENHTLPENRQDENLNDIKVVVIDDDDDDDDEEEEIEDERPCGFPAERCPRPLYSQDRPEENRHVPENRQGEDLTIIKVEVDTEDEWMRDEPPGHVEAIIIKNPSKKSYKYEDEAITQHSSGRYSYSQHGKLFPHKSTLGIRETRHTGEKPYPCLQCGKYFTTKSILVNHQKIHTGEKPYSCSDCGKSFRNKSHLVRHERIHTGERPYSCSVCGKCFTEKANLVTHERIHTGEKPFSCPECGKRFTDRSSLVTHQKIHKGVKPFPCTVCGKCFIYKSNLVRHERTHTGEKPYSCSLCGKCFTGKTNLVIHDRIHRGEKPYSCPVCGRCFTDKSSLFIHERIHTGEKPYSCSHCGKRFPKKSHLVKHQRIHTGEKPYSCSECGKCFTDKSSLVKHERSHTGEKQL; encoded by the exons gattacacaatagtgaaGAAGACAAGTGACTGTGTGACTCCCGGCAGTCGTCTCAAtgagtcaggagggcggagcctCATCACAGATCCTCCCCCTCATGCCCCAATACATGAGAGGAGCAATaagaagatcctagaactgaccAACAAGATCATTGAgctgctgaccggagag gttcctgtaaggtgtcaggacgtcaccgtctatttctccatggaggagtgggagtatctagaaggacacaaggatctgtacgaggacgtcatgatggaggacgACCAGCCCCGCACATCACCAG ATGGATCTAGTAGGAGGAACCCACCTGAGAGATGTCCCCGTTCTCTGTATTCCCCGGACCCTCCAGAGGAAAATCACACCCTCCCGGAGAATCGTCAG GATGAAAATCTGAATGATATTAAGGTCGTGGTTATAGATGATGATGACGACGACGATGATGAAGAAGAGGAGATAGAGGATGAGCGGCCGT GTGGATTTCCTgccgagagatgtccccgtcctctgtattCTCAGGACCGTCCGGAGGAAAATCGCCACGTCCCGGAGAATCGGCAG ggtgaagatctgactATTATTAAAGTGGAGGTTGACACAGAGGATGAGTGGATGAGGGACGAGCCACCTGGTCACGTTGAGGCAATCATAATAA AAAATCCCAGTAAGAAATCTTATAAATATGAAGATGAAGCTATTACGCAGCACTCCTCTGGAAGATATTCCTATTCACAGCATGGGAAATTGTTTCCCCATAAATCAACCCTTGGTATACGTGAAACAaggcatacaggagagaagccgtatccATGTTtacaatgtgggaaatattttacaacaAAATCTATTCTTGTTaatcatcagaaaattcacacaggagagaagccgtattcttgTTCAGATTGCGGGAAAAGTTTTAGAAATAAATCACaccttgttagacatgagagaatccacacaggagagagGCCGTATTCATGCTCcgtatgtgggaaatgctttacagaaaaagcaaatcttgttacacatgagagaattcacactggagagaagccgttttcatgtccagaatgtgggaaacgcTTTACGGATAGATCAAGTCTTGTAACTCATCAGAAAATTCACAAAGGAGTGAAGCCATTTCCATGTAcagtatgtggaaaatgttttatatataaatcaaatcttgttagacatgagagaactcacacaggagagaagccatattcatgttcactctgtgggaaatgctttacaggTAAAACAAATCTTGTTATACATGACAGAATTCAcagaggagagaagccgtattcatgtccaGTATGTGGGAGGTGCTTTACAGATAAATCAAGTCTTTTTATACACGaacgaattcacacaggagagaagccgtattcatgttcacatTGTGGGAAACGCTTTCCaaaaaaatcacatcttgttaaacaccagagaattcatacaggagagaagccgtattcgtgttcagaatgtggaaaatgcttcaCAG ataaatcaagtcttgttaaacacgagagaagtcacacaggagagaagcagcTTTGA
- the LOC143783127 gene encoding uncharacterized protein LOC143783127 isoform X1, with translation MDKEQNEITKRLLNFTLEMIYLLTGEDYTIVKKTSDCVTPGSRLNESGGRSLITDPPPHAPIHERSNKKILELTNKIIELLTGEVPVRCQDVTVYFSMEEWEYLEGHKDLYEDVMMEDDQPRTSPDGSSRRNPPERCPRSLYSPDPPEENHTLPENRQDENLNDIKVVVIDDDDDDDDEEEEIEDERPCGFPAERCPRPLYSQDRPEENRHVPENRQGEDLTIIKVEVDTEDEWMRDEPPGHVEAIIIKNPSKKSYKYEDEAITQHSSGRYSYSQHGKLFPHKSTLGIRETRHTGEKPYPCLQCGKYFTTKSILVNHQKIHTGEKPYSCSDCGKSFRNKSHLVRHERIHTGERPYSCSVCGKCFTEKANLVTHERIHTGEKPFSCPECGKRFTDRSSLVTHQKIHKGVKPFPCTVCGKCFIYKSNLVRHERTHTGEKPYSCSLCGKCFTGKTNLVIHDRIHRGEKPYSCPVCGRCFTDKSSLFIHERIHTGEKPYSCSHCGKRFPKKSHLVKHQRIHTGEKPYSCSECGKCFTGRPNLVIHERIHRGEKPYSCSVCKKCFTDKSSLVKHERSHTGEKQL, from the exons gattacacaatagtgaaGAAGACAAGTGACTGTGTGACTCCCGGCAGTCGTCTCAAtgagtcaggagggcggagcctCATCACAGATCCTCCCCCTCATGCCCCAATACATGAGAGGAGCAATaagaagatcctagaactgaccAACAAGATCATTGAgctgctgaccggagag gttcctgtaaggtgtcaggacgtcaccgtctatttctccatggaggagtgggagtatctagaaggacacaaggatctgtacgaggacgtcatgatggaggacgACCAGCCCCGCACATCACCAG ATGGATCTAGTAGGAGGAACCCACCTGAGAGATGTCCCCGTTCTCTGTATTCCCCGGACCCTCCAGAGGAAAATCACACCCTCCCGGAGAATCGTCAG GATGAAAATCTGAATGATATTAAGGTCGTGGTTATAGATGATGATGACGACGACGATGATGAAGAAGAGGAGATAGAGGATGAGCGGCCGT GTGGATTTCCTgccgagagatgtccccgtcctctgtattCTCAGGACCGTCCGGAGGAAAATCGCCACGTCCCGGAGAATCGGCAG ggtgaagatctgactATTATTAAAGTGGAGGTTGACACAGAGGATGAGTGGATGAGGGACGAGCCACCTGGTCACGTTGAGGCAATCATAATAA AAAATCCCAGTAAGAAATCTTATAAATATGAAGATGAAGCTATTACGCAGCACTCCTCTGGAAGATATTCCTATTCACAGCATGGGAAATTGTTTCCCCATAAATCAACCCTTGGTATACGTGAAACAaggcatacaggagagaagccgtatccATGTTtacaatgtgggaaatattttacaacaAAATCTATTCTTGTTaatcatcagaaaattcacacaggagagaagccgtattcttgTTCAGATTGCGGGAAAAGTTTTAGAAATAAATCACaccttgttagacatgagagaatccacacaggagagagGCCGTATTCATGCTCcgtatgtgggaaatgctttacagaaaaagcaaatcttgttacacatgagagaattcacactggagagaagccgttttcatgtccagaatgtgggaaacgcTTTACGGATAGATCAAGTCTTGTAACTCATCAGAAAATTCACAAAGGAGTGAAGCCATTTCCATGTAcagtatgtggaaaatgttttatatataaatcaaatcttgttagacatgagagaactcacacaggagagaagccatattcatgttcactctgtgggaaatgctttacaggTAAAACAAATCTTGTTATACATGACAGAATTCAcagaggagagaagccgtattcatgtccaGTATGTGGGAGGTGCTTTACAGATAAATCAAGTCTTTTTATACACGaacgaattcacacaggagagaagccgtattcatgttcacatTGTGGGAAACGCTTTCCaaaaaaatcacatcttgttaaacaccagagaattcatacaggagagaagccgtattcgtgttcagaatgtggaaaatgcttcaCAGGTAGACCGAATCTTGTTATACACGAGAGAATACacagaggggagaagccatattcatgttctgtatgtaaaaaatgttttacagataaatcaagtcttgttaaacacgagagaagtcacacaggagagaagcagcTTTGA
- the LOC143783127 gene encoding uncharacterized protein LOC143783127 isoform X4, whose amino-acid sequence MEEWEYLEGHKDLYEDVMMEDDQPRTSPDGSSRRNPPERCPRSLYSPDPPEENHTLPENRQDENLNDIKVVVIDDDDDDDDEEEEIEDERPCGFPAERCPRPLYSQDRPEENRHVPENRQGEDLTIIKVEVDTEDEWMRDEPPGHVEAIIIKNPSKKSYKYEDEAITQHSSGRYSYSQHGKLFPHKSTLGIRETRHTGEKPYPCLQCGKYFTTKSILVNHQKIHTGEKPYSCSDCGKSFRNKSHLVRHERIHTGERPYSCSVCGKCFTEKANLVTHERIHTGEKPFSCPECGKRFTDRSSLVTHQKIHKGVKPFPCTVCGKCFIYKSNLVRHERTHTGEKPYSCSLCGKCFTGKTNLVIHDRIHRGEKPYSCPVCGRCFTDKSSLFIHERIHTGEKPYSCSHCGKRFPKKSHLVKHQRIHTGEKPYSCSECGKCFTDKSSLVKHERSHTGEKQL is encoded by the exons atggaggagtgggagtatctagaaggacacaaggatctgtacgaggacgtcatgatggaggacgACCAGCCCCGCACATCACCAG ATGGATCTAGTAGGAGGAACCCACCTGAGAGATGTCCCCGTTCTCTGTATTCCCCGGACCCTCCAGAGGAAAATCACACCCTCCCGGAGAATCGTCAG GATGAAAATCTGAATGATATTAAGGTCGTGGTTATAGATGATGATGACGACGACGATGATGAAGAAGAGGAGATAGAGGATGAGCGGCCGT GTGGATTTCCTgccgagagatgtccccgtcctctgtattCTCAGGACCGTCCGGAGGAAAATCGCCACGTCCCGGAGAATCGGCAG ggtgaagatctgactATTATTAAAGTGGAGGTTGACACAGAGGATGAGTGGATGAGGGACGAGCCACCTGGTCACGTTGAGGCAATCATAATAA AAAATCCCAGTAAGAAATCTTATAAATATGAAGATGAAGCTATTACGCAGCACTCCTCTGGAAGATATTCCTATTCACAGCATGGGAAATTGTTTCCCCATAAATCAACCCTTGGTATACGTGAAACAaggcatacaggagagaagccgtatccATGTTtacaatgtgggaaatattttacaacaAAATCTATTCTTGTTaatcatcagaaaattcacacaggagagaagccgtattcttgTTCAGATTGCGGGAAAAGTTTTAGAAATAAATCACaccttgttagacatgagagaatccacacaggagagagGCCGTATTCATGCTCcgtatgtgggaaatgctttacagaaaaagcaaatcttgttacacatgagagaattcacactggagagaagccgttttcatgtccagaatgtgggaaacgcTTTACGGATAGATCAAGTCTTGTAACTCATCAGAAAATTCACAAAGGAGTGAAGCCATTTCCATGTAcagtatgtggaaaatgttttatatataaatcaaatcttgttagacatgagagaactcacacaggagagaagccatattcatgttcactctgtgggaaatgctttacaggTAAAACAAATCTTGTTATACATGACAGAATTCAcagaggagagaagccgtattcatgtccaGTATGTGGGAGGTGCTTTACAGATAAATCAAGTCTTTTTATACACGaacgaattcacacaggagagaagccgtattcatgttcacatTGTGGGAAACGCTTTCCaaaaaaatcacatcttgttaaacaccagagaattcatacaggagagaagccgtattcgtgttcagaatgtggaaaatgcttcaCAG ataaatcaagtcttgttaaacacgagagaagtcacacaggagagaagcagcTTTGA